From Micromonospora rifamycinica, a single genomic window includes:
- a CDS encoding Gfo/Idh/MocA family protein has product MSPPAAHRRRHAVVGTGARAEMFVRALVTEHADTAALVAFADVNQTRMDAHNRWLAELGHPAVPTYRAEDFATMLDRERVDVVLVTSVDVTHDEYIVAALRAGCDVVTEKPMTVDAARCRRILDAVAETGRRVTVAFNYRYNPLHEQVRRLLADGAVGEIGSVHFEWLLDVRHGADYFRRWHRDKASSGGLMVHKASHHFDLVNWWLDATPVEVYAAGRLFFYGDGGRRHGYARDYDRAHDAPAAADDPFALRLAEHPRLRELYLDAEAEDGYHRDQNVFAPGVTIEDDMAVLARYSTGATMTYHLTAYAPWEGYRVMVNGSRGRLELEVTESDFVSPAAARALKGAALHGDEAAAENGAATLTLRPFWSPPTRIPVEGYTRQGHGGADARMTRVIFGGEPDPLDRAATAHDGALALLTGLAANRSFTTGDPVRVADLLTPP; this is encoded by the coding sequence ATGTCACCACCAGCCGCGCACCGCCGTCGACACGCCGTGGTCGGCACCGGGGCGCGGGCCGAGATGTTCGTCCGGGCCCTGGTCACCGAGCACGCCGACACCGCCGCACTGGTCGCCTTCGCCGACGTCAACCAGACCCGGATGGACGCCCACAACCGGTGGCTGGCCGAGCTGGGCCACCCGGCCGTGCCCACCTACCGGGCCGAGGACTTCGCCACCATGCTCGACCGGGAACGGGTCGACGTGGTGCTGGTGACCAGCGTCGACGTCACTCACGACGAGTACATCGTGGCGGCCCTGCGGGCCGGCTGCGACGTGGTCACCGAGAAGCCGATGACCGTCGACGCGGCCCGCTGCCGGCGGATCCTCGACGCGGTCGCCGAGACCGGCCGGCGGGTCACCGTCGCCTTCAACTACCGCTACAACCCGTTGCACGAGCAGGTCAGAAGGCTGCTCGCCGACGGCGCGGTCGGCGAGATCGGCTCGGTGCACTTCGAGTGGCTGCTCGACGTGCGGCACGGCGCGGACTACTTCCGCCGCTGGCACCGGGACAAGGCCAGCTCCGGCGGGCTGATGGTGCACAAGGCCAGTCACCACTTCGACCTGGTCAACTGGTGGCTCGACGCCACCCCCGTCGAGGTGTACGCCGCCGGCCGGCTGTTCTTCTACGGCGACGGGGGCCGACGGCACGGTTACGCCCGCGACTACGACCGGGCGCACGACGCCCCGGCCGCCGCCGACGACCCGTTCGCCCTGCGGCTGGCCGAACACCCCCGGCTGCGGGAGCTGTACCTCGACGCCGAGGCCGAGGACGGCTACCACCGCGACCAGAACGTCTTCGCCCCCGGCGTCACCATCGAGGACGACATGGCGGTGCTGGCCCGCTACTCCACCGGCGCGACGATGACCTACCACCTCACCGCGTACGCCCCCTGGGAGGGCTACCGGGTGATGGTCAACGGCAGCCGGGGCCGGCTCGAACTGGAGGTCACCGAGAGCGACTTCGTCAGCCCGGCCGCCGCCCGTGCGCTCAAGGGCGCCGCCCTGCACGGCGACGAGGCCGCCGCAGAGAACGGCGCGGCGACCCTCACCCTGCGCCCGTTCTGGAGCCCGCCCACCCGGATCCCGGTCGAGGGCTACACCCGGCAGGGTCACGGCGGCGCGGACGCCCGGATGACCCGGGTGATCTTCGGCGGTGAGCCGGACCCGCTGGACCGGGCCGCCACCGCCCACGACGGGGCGCTCGCCCTGCTCACCGGCCTGGCCGCCAACCGCTCCTTCACCACCGGCGACCCGGTCCGCGTCGCCGACCTGCTCACCCCGCCCTGA
- the uxaC gene encoding glucuronate isomerase, whose amino-acid sequence MPTSPDLLLPTDPGVRAIARELYALAGPQPIISPHGHVDPALLAEDQPFPDPARLLIVPDHYLTRMLLSQGVPPAELGVPSVDGSPVETDGRTIWRRFAAHWHLFRGTPSRLWLERTFSEVFGVDTALTPATADAVYDELAARLAEPEYRPRALFERFRIEVLATTESPLDDLGRHAKLAADGWGGPGGRVVTTFRPDNVVDMEFDGWADNVARLGEVAGVDTGTYAGYLDALRARRAAFVAAGATSSDHGHPTARTLALTADEAARLYDRGRRGLADAADAEAFRAHMLVEFARMSLDDGLVLQLHPGAVRNHNRRLYATHGRDVGGDVPHATEYVHALAPLLDAYGNDPRLRVVLYTLDEYTFTRELAPLAGGYAALYLGAPWWFLDSPEVLRRFREAVTESAGFYNTAGFVDDTRAFCSIPVRHDVARRIDAGFLARLVAEHRLSEAEAAETVVDLAYRLPKKVFRFGEHA is encoded by the coding sequence GTGCCGACCTCTCCTGACCTGCTCCTGCCGACCGACCCGGGCGTCCGGGCGATCGCCCGCGAGCTGTACGCCCTGGCCGGGCCGCAGCCGATCATCTCGCCGCACGGGCACGTCGACCCGGCGCTGCTGGCCGAGGACCAGCCCTTCCCGGACCCGGCCCGGCTGCTCATCGTGCCCGACCACTACCTCACCCGGATGCTGCTCAGTCAGGGCGTCCCCCCGGCCGAGCTGGGCGTGCCCAGCGTCGACGGCAGCCCGGTGGAGACCGACGGCCGGACGATCTGGCGACGCTTCGCCGCACACTGGCACCTGTTCCGGGGCACCCCGTCCCGGCTGTGGCTGGAACGCACCTTCAGCGAGGTGTTCGGGGTGGACACCGCGCTGACCCCGGCCACCGCCGACGCCGTCTACGACGAGCTGGCCGCCCGGCTGGCCGAGCCGGAGTACCGGCCCCGGGCACTGTTCGAGCGGTTCCGGATCGAGGTGCTGGCCACCACCGAGTCGCCCCTGGACGACCTCGGCCGGCACGCCAAGCTCGCCGCCGACGGCTGGGGCGGGCCGGGCGGCCGGGTGGTCACCACGTTCCGGCCGGACAACGTCGTCGACATGGAGTTCGACGGCTGGGCCGACAACGTGGCCCGGCTCGGCGAGGTGGCCGGCGTGGACACCGGCACGTACGCCGGCTACCTGGACGCGCTGCGCGCCCGCCGGGCGGCGTTCGTCGCGGCCGGCGCGACCTCCTCCGACCACGGCCACCCCACCGCCCGGACGCTGGCGCTGACCGCCGACGAGGCGGCGCGGCTCTACGACCGGGGCCGGCGCGGGCTGGCCGACGCCGCCGACGCCGAGGCGTTCCGGGCGCACATGCTGGTGGAGTTCGCCCGGATGTCGCTCGACGACGGCCTGGTGCTGCAACTGCACCCCGGCGCGGTCCGCAACCACAACCGCCGGCTGTACGCCACCCACGGGCGCGACGTCGGCGGGGACGTCCCGCACGCCACCGAGTACGTGCACGCGCTGGCCCCGCTGCTCGACGCGTACGGCAACGACCCGCGGCTGCGGGTGGTGCTCTACACCCTCGACGAGTACACCTTCACCCGGGAACTGGCCCCGCTGGCCGGCGGCTACGCCGCGCTCTACCTCGGCGCGCCCTGGTGGTTCCTGGACTCCCCGGAGGTGCTGCGCCGGTTCCGGGAGGCGGTCACCGAGTCCGCCGGGTTCTACAACACCGCCGGGTTCGTCGACGACACCCGCGCGTTCTGCTCCATCCCGGTCCGCCACGACGTGGCCCGCCGGATCGACGCCGGTTTCCTGGCCCGCCTCGTCGCCGAGCACCGGCTGAGCGAGGCCGAGGCCGCCGAGACGGTCGTCGACCTGGCGTACCGGCTGCCCAAGAAGGTCTTCAGGTTCGGAGAGCACGCATGA
- a CDS encoding enolase C-terminal domain-like protein, whose translation MSTRITDVDVHDVRFPTAAAGDGSDAINRGDYSASYVELRTDDGPTGAGFTFTNGRGNEITCAAIEALAHHVRGRTVAEIAAEPVAFWRSLTADVQLRWLGPEKGVIHMAAGALVNAVWDLRAKLAGKPMWRYLAELSTDELVANVDFHHITDALTPDEAATLLDKGLVGAAERLAVLEQDGFPSYTTSVGWLGYPDEKVRALTREAYAQGWRAMKMKVGGPPADDLRRARIIRAEIGPDALLMMDANQVWDVDEAITNMTALAEVDPYWIEEPTHADDILGHARIARAVTGLTDGRCRVATGEVAANRVIFKQLLQAEAIGVMQIDACRVAGVNEVLAEILLAAKFGVPVCPHAGGVGLCEYVQHLAIFDYLRVGTSLDGRMVEYVDHLHEHFVDPVRTRGGRYLLPTAPGYSAAMRPESVARFRFPDGPAWR comes from the coding sequence ATGAGCACCAGGATCACCGACGTCGACGTGCACGACGTCCGCTTCCCCACCGCGGCGGCCGGCGACGGCTCCGACGCGATCAACCGGGGTGACTACTCGGCCAGCTACGTCGAGCTGCGCACCGACGACGGCCCGACGGGCGCCGGGTTCACCTTCACCAACGGCCGGGGCAACGAGATCACCTGCGCGGCGATCGAGGCCCTGGCCCACCACGTGCGCGGCCGCACCGTCGCCGAGATCGCCGCCGAGCCGGTGGCGTTCTGGCGCTCGCTCACCGCCGACGTGCAGCTGCGCTGGCTGGGGCCGGAGAAGGGGGTCATCCACATGGCCGCCGGGGCGCTGGTCAACGCGGTCTGGGACCTGCGGGCCAAGCTGGCCGGCAAACCGATGTGGCGCTACCTCGCCGAGCTGTCCACCGACGAGCTGGTCGCCAACGTCGACTTCCACCACATCACCGACGCGCTCACCCCCGACGAGGCGGCCACCCTGCTCGACAAGGGACTGGTGGGGGCGGCGGAGCGGCTCGCCGTGCTGGAGCAGGACGGCTTCCCGTCGTACACCACCTCGGTGGGGTGGTTGGGGTACCCGGACGAGAAGGTCCGGGCGCTCACCCGCGAGGCGTACGCGCAGGGGTGGCGGGCGATGAAGATGAAGGTCGGCGGCCCGCCCGCCGACGACCTGCGCCGGGCGCGGATCATCCGGGCCGAGATCGGCCCGGACGCGCTGCTGATGATGGACGCCAACCAGGTGTGGGACGTCGACGAGGCGATCACCAACATGACCGCGCTGGCCGAGGTCGACCCCTACTGGATCGAGGAGCCGACGCACGCCGACGACATCCTCGGCCACGCCCGGATCGCCCGCGCGGTCACCGGGCTGACCGACGGCCGGTGCCGGGTCGCCACCGGCGAGGTGGCCGCCAACCGGGTGATCTTCAAGCAGCTGCTCCAGGCCGAGGCGATCGGGGTGATGCAGATCGACGCCTGCCGGGTCGCCGGGGTCAACGAGGTGCTGGCCGAGATCCTGCTGGCGGCGAAGTTCGGGGTGCCGGTCTGCCCGCATGCCGGTGGCGTCGGCCTCTGCGAGTACGTGCAGCACCTGGCGATCTTCGACTACCTGCGGGTCGGCACCAGCCTGGACGGGCGGATGGTCGAGTACGTCGACCACCTGCACGAGCACTTCGTCGACCCGGTCCGCACCCGGGGCGGCCGGTACCTGCTGCCCACCGCGCCCGGCTACAGCGCCGCCATGCGTCCCGAGTCGGTCGCGCGGTTCCGTTTCCCGGACGGGCCGGCATGGCGGTGA
- a CDS encoding mannitol dehydrogenase family protein: MAVNGDTDRLGLATLGRLPAQSRPLVRPGTVPAGIVHLGLGAFHRAHQAVYTEAAIDAAGGDWGIVGVAPRSTALVEALAAQDALFSVTTLAADRSATRVVGALAGVRHAASDPAAVVALLADPTIRVVTLTVTEKAYQLDPVSGALRADPELTLDLTTDRPPVTVPGLLVRGLLARAAAQAGPIALVSCDNLPANGSRLHSLVLQALTLAGASDAVLDSLAGQVSFPGTMVDRIVPASTDATLADARAALGVADLAAVAAEPYLQWVVEDDFPGGRPRWERAGAVLTTDAGPWERLKLRSLNGVHSAVAYLGAVAGRETIADALALPGLTDVLRRFVADDVAASFTPPDGVRVTDYGDEVLARFANPAIRHRTLQVAMDGSQKLPQRVLHTAADLRAQGRSAYWSALVVAAWLQFLDGRADDGTVLPLDDPLAGRITAALAAADGTPAGTVGALFALSEVFPAALADDDGFRADVAGWLGALRTHGVRAVLAGAA, encoded by the coding sequence ATGGCGGTGAACGGCGACACCGACCGGCTGGGCCTGGCCACCCTGGGCCGGCTGCCCGCGCAGAGCCGACCGCTGGTCCGGCCGGGCACCGTGCCTGCCGGCATCGTCCACCTGGGGCTGGGCGCGTTCCACCGGGCCCACCAGGCGGTCTACACCGAGGCGGCGATCGACGCGGCCGGCGGCGACTGGGGCATCGTCGGCGTCGCCCCGCGCAGCACCGCGCTGGTCGAGGCCCTCGCCGCGCAGGACGCCCTGTTCAGCGTCACCACGCTGGCCGCCGACCGGTCGGCCACCCGGGTGGTCGGCGCGCTGGCCGGGGTACGGCACGCGGCCAGCGACCCGGCGGCGGTGGTCGCGCTGCTGGCCGACCCGACGATCCGGGTGGTGACGCTGACGGTGACCGAGAAGGCCTACCAGCTCGACCCGGTCTCCGGGGCGTTGCGCGCCGACCCGGAGCTGACCCTCGACCTGACCACCGACCGGCCCCCGGTCACCGTGCCCGGCCTGCTGGTGCGCGGGCTGCTCGCCCGTGCCGCCGCCCAGGCGGGCCCGATCGCGCTGGTCAGCTGCGACAACCTGCCGGCGAACGGGAGCCGGCTGCACAGCCTGGTGCTGCAGGCGTTGACCCTGGCCGGGGCGTCGGACGCCGTGCTGGACTCGCTCGCCGGGCAGGTGAGCTTCCCCGGCACGATGGTGGACCGGATCGTCCCGGCCAGCACCGACGCGACCCTCGCCGATGCCCGCGCCGCGCTGGGGGTGGCCGACCTGGCGGCGGTGGCCGCCGAGCCGTACCTCCAGTGGGTGGTCGAGGACGACTTCCCCGGCGGCCGGCCGCGGTGGGAGCGGGCCGGCGCGGTGCTCACCACCGACGCCGGTCCGTGGGAGCGGCTGAAGCTGCGCAGCCTCAACGGCGTGCACTCGGCGGTGGCCTACCTGGGGGCGGTGGCCGGCCGCGAGACGATCGCGGACGCGCTGGCGCTGCCCGGCCTGACCGACGTGCTGCGCCGGTTCGTCGCCGACGACGTGGCCGCCAGCTTCACCCCGCCCGACGGGGTACGGGTCACCGACTACGGCGACGAGGTGCTGGCCCGGTTCGCCAACCCGGCGATCCGGCACCGCACCCTCCAGGTGGCGATGGACGGCTCGCAGAAGCTGCCGCAGCGGGTCCTGCACACCGCCGCCGACCTGCGGGCGCAGGGCCGGTCGGCGTACTGGTCGGCGCTGGTCGTGGCGGCCTGGCTGCAGTTCCTCGACGGGCGGGCCGACGACGGCACGGTACTGCCGCTGGACGATCCGCTGGCCGGGCGGATCACCGCCGCGCTCGCCGCCGCGGACGGCACCCCCGCCGGCACGGTCGGGGCGCTGTTCGCGCTCTCCGAGGTCTTCCCGGCCGCGCTCGCCGACGACGACGGGTTCCGCGCCGACGTCGCCGGGTGGCTCGGCGCACTGCGCACGCACGGCGTCCGGGCGGTCCTGGCGGGAGCGGCATGA
- a CDS encoding Gfo/Idh/MocA family protein, which translates to MTAPLPPTAADGPVARGAPAYRPVTGASPTAVPRVAIVGANGHGRWHRRTVAPLHAAGRLRLVALVDVQPVADEPAAPVPPGVGVHTDHREMLAAARPDVVIVCTPPHTHLPIALDVLAAGADLLLEKPPVLSTDEHRELAGALAATGRACQVGFQALGSVALAELSAAVGQGRLGTVTGIGTVAAWQRPDGYYARSPWAGRRTLHGRPVLDGALANPLAHAVMQCLAVAETVTGTPVRPSRIELERYRVRPIEVDDTATLRIVTPGGPPIVAAVTLAGEDFVAGEVIVTGTAGRAVLEYPTDRLLLPGDPEPRQVPGRRGLLENLLAYRADPAGTPLIAPLARTAPFTAVLERVRQAPEPTLLDGDLVTVTGSGPERVVTVRGINALLRRAAGQGALLSELAVPWAVPPVCTELAALDD; encoded by the coding sequence ATGACCGCCCCGCTGCCGCCGACCGCCGCCGACGGGCCGGTCGCCCGGGGCGCACCGGCCTATCGTCCGGTCACCGGGGCGTCGCCGACCGCCGTGCCCCGGGTGGCGATCGTCGGCGCGAACGGGCACGGCCGCTGGCACCGGCGGACCGTCGCCCCGCTGCACGCGGCCGGGCGACTGCGGCTGGTGGCGCTGGTCGACGTCCAACCGGTCGCCGACGAGCCGGCGGCGCCGGTCCCACCCGGGGTCGGCGTGCACACCGACCACCGGGAGATGCTCGCCGCCGCCCGGCCGGACGTGGTGATCGTGTGCACCCCGCCGCACACCCACCTGCCGATCGCCCTGGACGTCCTCGCCGCCGGTGCGGACCTGCTGCTGGAGAAGCCCCCGGTGCTGTCCACCGACGAGCACCGGGAGCTGGCCGGGGCGCTGGCCGCCACCGGCCGGGCCTGCCAGGTGGGCTTCCAGGCGCTCGGGTCGGTGGCGCTGGCCGAACTGTCGGCCGCCGTCGGGCAGGGCCGGCTGGGCACCGTCACCGGCATCGGCACGGTCGCCGCCTGGCAACGGCCGGACGGCTACTACGCCCGCTCCCCGTGGGCCGGCCGGCGCACCCTGCACGGTCGACCGGTGCTGGACGGGGCGCTGGCCAACCCGCTCGCGCACGCGGTGATGCAGTGCCTGGCGGTGGCCGAGACGGTGACCGGCACGCCGGTCCGGCCGTCCCGGATCGAGCTGGAGCGCTACCGGGTCCGGCCGATCGAGGTCGACGACACCGCCACGCTGCGGATCGTCACCCCCGGCGGGCCGCCGATCGTGGCGGCGGTGACCCTGGCCGGGGAGGACTTCGTCGCCGGCGAGGTGATCGTCACCGGCACCGCCGGGCGGGCGGTGCTGGAGTACCCGACCGACCGGCTGCTGCTGCCCGGCGACCCGGAACCCCGGCAGGTGCCGGGGCGGCGGGGGCTGCTGGAGAACCTGCTCGCCTACCGCGCCGACCCGGCCGGCACTCCGCTGATCGCCCCGCTGGCCCGGACCGCGCCGTTCACCGCCGTGCTGGAGCGGGTGCGGCAGGCCCCCGAGCCGACCCTGCTCGACGGCGACCTGGTCACGGTGACCGGCAGCGGGCCGGAGCGGGTGGTGACGGTACGCGGGATCAACGCGCTGCTGCGCCGGGCCGCCGGGCAGGGCGCGCTGCTGTCGGAGCTGGCCGTGCCGTGGGCGGTGCCGCCGGTGTGTACGGAGCTGGCGGCACTGGACGACTGA
- a CDS encoding pectate lyase family protein, which translates to MRPRTTGAALVALSLLLTSGAAAHAAPGRTTDGVPRVVERLARQTLPAGDGWAADGPGTTGGAAAAPDQVHLVRSRADLVRALGGDNATNKSNATPKVVVVDGTVDGFAADDGHLLGCADLADPEYSLPAYLAAYDPAVWGMVPPTGALEAARVRSVANQTRQTQINVGPNTTIVGRHGAVLTGLTLMIDGASNVIVRNLTFDDARDCFPAWSPTDGATGNWNSQYDQISVRRSEHVWVDHNTFTDGDNPDSAQPVHFGRPYQVHDGSLDVTHTASLVTASYNRFTGRDKLMLIGSSNTVGPDVGRLKVTLHHNLFDRVLQRLPRVRFGQVDVYNNWYRLGGDDFVYAIGVGVQSAAYVENNFFTLDAGIAPGDLLYDWGGSAVTTRGNWVDADRALPRPVDLVAAYNATHDPDLGGDAGWTPALRAPQAVPAPLVPLVVGPFAGAGRLPL; encoded by the coding sequence ATGCGTCCACGAACCACCGGGGCGGCCCTGGTCGCCCTCTCCCTCCTGCTGACCTCGGGTGCGGCGGCCCACGCCGCACCCGGCCGGACCACCGACGGGGTGCCCCGGGTGGTCGAGCGGCTGGCCCGGCAGACCCTGCCGGCCGGTGACGGCTGGGCGGCCGACGGCCCCGGCACCACCGGCGGGGCGGCGGCCGCCCCGGACCAGGTCCACCTGGTGCGCAGCCGGGCCGACCTGGTCCGGGCGCTGGGCGGCGACAACGCCACCAACAAGAGCAACGCCACCCCGAAGGTGGTCGTCGTGGACGGCACCGTCGACGGGTTCGCCGCCGACGACGGTCACCTGCTCGGCTGCGCCGACCTGGCCGACCCGGAGTACAGCCTGCCGGCCTACCTGGCCGCGTACGACCCGGCGGTGTGGGGCATGGTGCCGCCGACCGGGGCGCTGGAGGCCGCCCGGGTGCGCTCGGTGGCCAACCAGACCCGGCAGACGCAGATCAACGTGGGGCCCAACACCACCATCGTCGGCCGGCACGGGGCCGTCCTCACCGGACTGACCCTGATGATCGACGGGGCCAGCAACGTGATCGTCCGCAACCTGACCTTCGACGACGCCCGGGACTGCTTCCCGGCCTGGTCGCCGACCGACGGCGCGACCGGCAACTGGAACTCCCAGTACGACCAGATCTCGGTACGCCGCAGCGAGCACGTCTGGGTCGACCACAACACGTTCACCGACGGCGACAACCCGGACAGCGCCCAGCCGGTCCACTTCGGCCGGCCCTACCAGGTGCACGACGGGTCGCTGGACGTCACCCACACCGCCAGCCTGGTGACCGCCTCCTACAACCGGTTCACCGGCAGGGACAAGCTGATGCTGATCGGCTCGTCCAACACCGTCGGGCCGGACGTCGGCCGGTTGAAGGTGACGCTGCACCACAACCTGTTCGACCGGGTCCTCCAGCGGCTGCCCCGGGTGCGCTTCGGCCAGGTCGACGTCTACAACAACTGGTACCGGCTGGGCGGCGACGACTTCGTGTACGCGATCGGGGTGGGGGTGCAGTCCGCCGCGTACGTGGAGAACAACTTCTTCACCCTCGACGCCGGCATCGCCCCCGGCGACCTGCTGTACGACTGGGGTGGCTCCGCCGTCACCACCCGGGGCAACTGGGTGGACGCCGACCGCGCGCTGCCCCGCCCGGTCGACCTGGTGGCCGCGTACAACGCGACCCACGACCCGGACCTGGGCGGCGACGCCGGGTGGACGCCGGCCCTGCGGGCGCCACAGGCGGTGCCCGCGCCGCTGGTGCCGCTCGTGGTGGGGCCGTTCGCCGGGGCCGGTCGACTGCCGCTGTGA